The sequence TAGCGAAAATAGGGGTCTTGAATTCATGGGCCAGGTTTTGCAAGAATTCCTTCCGGTATTCTTCGTTTTTGCGCAATACTTCAATTTCACCCTGACGCTGCTCGGCCCATTTTTCTACATCTTCCTTGACCTCGTCGATACTTTTTTGCGGAATAATGTATTTATTATAAAATTCCTCCCTTTTTGATGCTTTGGTCTGGTAAATAAATTTATAAATGAGTTTGATCCTTCTGTAAATAAATTGCTGCAAAAAATAAAAGATCAGCAAATAGGCTACCAGCAATAAAACAAGGAAGGAAGAAATTGCAATGACCCATGACTTTACCAGGATCAGGTTAGCTAACCCAACCAGCGATGATATGGCGATTGCGAGTACTAAAGATACCTGGCTAGGTGAAAGGTTTTTAAAGTTAAACATGGTTATGCTAATATAACCGAAACGGGTCAATCGGTCAGAGGTCGAATTTATAGCCGACACCTTTTACTGTAGTAATACAATCCAGGCCGAGTTTCTGCCTGATTTTCCGGATATGCACATCAATTGTCCGGTCACCAACTATAACATCATTTCCCCATACCTGGTTCAGAATTTCATTCCGAAGGAAAACTCGTCCTGGCCTTGAAGCCAGCAGGTATAATAATTCAAATTCCTTTTTAGCCAAAATTCGTTCTTCGTCATCAATGGTAACAATAAATTTCACGGGGTCGATCACCATATTGTCTATTAGTAAAATGCCGTCAGAAGCGTTTTCCTTTTTCTTGATACGGCGAAACAGGGCATTTACCCGGCTTAGTAATAATTTTGGACTAATTGGCTTGTTGACATAATCATCAGCGCCTGTATCTAATCCTTTCAACTGGGAAGATTCATCACTAAGTGCTGTCAGGAATATGATCAGTGTATCTTTAAATTGTGGTTGGGTGCGTAAAATCTCGCAAACTTCCACTCCGGTCTTTTTCGGCATCATGATGTCGAGAATGATCAGGTCGGGTTTCACCTGTTTGGCCCGCATAAGGGCTTCATCACCATCCCGGGCTGTATAGACCTCGTAGCCTTCCCCTTGAAGATTGTATTGGATAATCTCCAGTATATCTGGCTCATCGTCTGCAATTAGGATCTTTTTGCCTTTTGTATCCATTAACAATTTCTTTATACAAAGTTAACCACCCGATCTAACCCATCAATTTTCAACCGATTATGAAATTGTTAAGGGTCTACATACGTTATCACAATGTTATGACGTTCTTTCTATTCTGTGTACTTTTATTGTAAGGCGCATATCTATGAATAAACTATTTCCTTTTGTCGTTTTGGTGCTTTTAGCCCAATTCCTGAATGCACAAACTGCTGCCCCGATGTATTCCATTGACCGCGGCAGGTTGATTTTCCACGAAAATATTGACAAGGAACAGAAAAAACTCTATACCCAGCCTGGTTCCTATATCAAGGGTTACATTCCCATTACCAAGGACGAAGCTTTTAACGGACAGGTGAAATATGCTGTCCTGGAACAGGTAGATGAACTACAGCAAAACATTGAACTGGACAGCGCCCTGAAGGATAATGAAAAAAAGAAGTACCTGAAAGGTTTGGAGATCATGGTGCGTCAAATTGGCCAGGGCACCAGGTCCCGTACTTTTTCCGCAGGATTGGCACCGGAAATGGTGAAAAGTTTTGAGAAATCGGTTGAGCTCGATCGCCAGAATAAAGGGATTGATGTGGTTGTTGCTGCCCAGCACTATTGGGTGGGCAAGACCCTGGTTGACTGTTTCACTTATCCTGAAAATATAGGGGTTCCAGCCAGTAAGGAGATATTGACACTTAAATACCTGAAACTCTATCCGGAAAAGACCATGCCTTTCCTGAAGACAAATATTTCTTATCCGAAGCGGGATAGCCTGATTGCTGCCGAAGCGCGCAGGGAACCCAGGAAAGTGTATGATTATGCGGCGGCCAATGATGCCCTCGCCCGCTATATTCGCAACCACCCCGATTCAGTGGTGAAAGTTATTGCTGAAATGGCATCCAGCCGGAGCGGACAATTATATTTCCCTTTTATTGACGATATATACAGGGGTAAAATGACTTTTGAATCGATTGATAAGGTTAAGGATAATAAC comes from Flavihumibacter fluvii and encodes:
- a CDS encoding response regulator, producing the protein MDTKGKKILIADDEPDILEIIQYNLQGEGYEVYTARDGDEALMRAKQVKPDLIILDIMMPKKTGVEVCEILRTQPQFKDTLIIFLTALSDESSQLKGLDTGADDYVNKPISPKLLLSRVNALFRRIKKKENASDGILLIDNMVIDPVKFIVTIDDEERILAKKEFELLYLLASRPGRVFLRNEILNQVWGNDVIVGDRTIDVHIRKIRQKLGLDCITTVKGVGYKFDL